The nucleotide sequence ACGGAACCGCTCCTGATTCACTGGCATAATCACAATTTTTACGTGGAATACCCAGGAAATCATCTCAAATCTGGTAAGAAGCAGCCAGATAATAAAGTGGAGATTTGTGCAAAAATACGGGTCCATCTCCTGGGGGCAGTTTTCAATCTCCAGCACCACCTGCTGATCCCGCTCCGGATGCAGAAAATGCTTATAGATATCACGTCTGACCTCTTCCAGATTCCCAGGGAATCCTCCCTCTTTTTCCAGCAGACGGAACAATACCTTCCGCTCGTATTCAACCAGCTTCCATTTTTCCTGCTCAGACAGTTCTGACTCAACATCCCGGACAAACACATTCAGCAGTGCATGAAGGAATTTGACCAGTTCTTTCTTCTCCCAGGGGCGTTCCTCTGCTACCCGTTTCAGCATGGCTGCCTGTACGGACGCTTTTTTCAGATTCTGCTCCAGATCACGCCGTTCCAGAGCGTCTGTCTCTTTCCTGTCGTATTTGATAAATCCGTCCATAATAGCTCCGTACAACTGGAGATAGTTGGTGGGCCGCTGGAAAATCCGGAATACCTTCCGCTCGTTTACCAGCAGCTTTACATGGGCCAGCTCCAGCCGCC is from Lachnospiraceae bacterium JLR.KK002 and encodes:
- a CDS encoding response regulator: MENNLLFINQNKDIIQEFLEAMEGRDCPMEIDTADSGLEAAFLLKKKKYKVVVTGLDLPTYDGTKIIEYLNRNYPRTVCIVYSWRLELAHVKLLVNERKVFRIFQRPTNYLQLYGAIMDGFIKYDRKETDALERRDLEQNLKKASVQAAMLKRVAEERPWEKKELVKFLHALLNVFVRDVESELSEQEKWKLVEYERKVLFRLLEKEGGFPGNLEEVRRDIYKHFLHPERDQQVVLEIENCPQEMDPYFCTNLHFIIWLLLTRFEMISWVFHVKIVIMPVNQERFRVRVEGVFPEKVWGEAHENRTARVMTGVTQNILECFADRFNQSISDEKVVYYMEVAARQPAQTEQAEI